The following are encoded together in the Citrobacter arsenatis genome:
- the pdeH gene encoding cyclic-guanylate-specific phosphodiesterase, with protein sequence MIKQVTQQLITPDASIESLQERRYWLQCERAYTYQPIYQTNGRLMAVELLTVVSHPENPSQRIAPDRYFAEVAVRHRVDVVKEQLLLLEQKAAFFRANDLLASVNVDGPTLIAMRQDPEILKIIECLPWLRFELVEHIRLPKGSSFASMCEFGPLWLDDFGTGMANFSALSEVSYDYIKVARDLFVMLRQTPEGRNLFTLLLQLMNRYCRGVIVEGVETLEEWRDVQNSPAFAAQGYFLSRPVPLDTLEDVILSL encoded by the coding sequence ATGATAAAGCAGGTTACCCAGCAGCTAATTACGCCCGATGCGAGTATTGAAAGCTTGCAGGAGAGACGCTATTGGCTGCAGTGCGAGCGTGCTTACACCTACCAGCCGATTTACCAGACCAATGGTCGGCTGATGGCCGTTGAGCTGTTGACCGTCGTGAGCCATCCTGAAAACCCCTCCCAACGTATCGCGCCAGACCGCTATTTTGCCGAAGTCGCCGTCCGGCATCGTGTCGATGTGGTAAAAGAGCAGCTTTTACTGCTTGAACAAAAAGCGGCGTTTTTCCGGGCCAACGATTTACTGGCATCCGTCAATGTCGACGGGCCAACGCTCATTGCCATGCGTCAGGATCCCGAAATCCTGAAAATCATTGAATGTCTGCCATGGCTACGCTTTGAACTGGTAGAGCATATCCGCTTGCCGAAGGGGTCGTCGTTCGCTTCAATGTGCGAGTTTGGCCCGCTCTGGCTGGATGATTTTGGCACCGGTATGGCGAACTTCTCGGCCCTGAGTGAAGTGAGTTATGACTATATCAAAGTGGCGCGGGATCTGTTTGTTATGCTGCGTCAGACGCCGGAAGGCCGTAATCTCTTCACGCTGCTGTTACAGCTGATGAACCGCTATTGTCGCGGCGTGATAGTCGAAGGCGTTGAAACACTGGAAGAGTGGCGTGATGTGCAAAACTCACCGGCTTTCGCGGCCCAAGGCTATTTTCTTTCTCGCCCAGTGCCTCTTGATACCCTCGAAGACGTCATTCTGTCGCTTTGA
- a CDS encoding sugar kinase produces MSRKIAVIGECMIELSQKGADVQRGFGGDTLNTSVYIARQVDAAALSVHYVTALGTDSFSQQMLESWQGENVDTSLTQRMENRLPGLYYIETDSTGERTFYYWRNEAAAKFWLESEQSAAICEELATFDYLYLSGISLAILSPASRDKLLSLLRECRANGGKVIFDNNYRPRLWSSKEETQQVYQQMLECTNIAFLTLDDEDALWGEKPVAEVIARTHAAGVQEVVVKRGADSCLVSIAGEELIDVPAVKLPKEKVIDTTAAGDSFSAGYLAVRLTGGDAAEAAKRGHLTASTVIQHRGAIIPRDAMPQ; encoded by the coding sequence ATGTCCAGAAAGATTGCCGTGATTGGCGAATGCATGATTGAGCTGTCACAGAAAGGCGCTGACGTTCAGCGCGGATTTGGTGGCGACACGTTGAATACATCCGTTTATATCGCCCGTCAGGTCGATGCTGCGGCACTTTCCGTACACTATGTGACTGCACTGGGTACCGACAGTTTTAGCCAACAAATGCTGGAATCCTGGCAGGGCGAAAACGTGGATACCTCATTAACCCAGCGCATGGAAAATCGCCTGCCTGGCCTTTACTACATTGAGACCGACAGCACCGGCGAGCGTACTTTCTATTACTGGCGTAATGAAGCCGCCGCAAAATTCTGGCTGGAAAGCGAACAGTCCGCCGCTATTTGCGAAGAACTGGCGACATTTGACTATCTGTATCTGAGCGGAATCAGCTTAGCGATTTTAAGCCCGGCGAGTCGTGACAAGCTGCTGTCATTGCTGCGTGAATGTCGTGCCAACGGTGGAAAGGTCATTTTTGACAATAACTACCGTCCACGCCTGTGGAGCAGTAAAGAAGAGACCCAACAGGTGTATCAGCAGATGCTGGAATGCACCAATATCGCGTTCCTGACGCTGGACGACGAAGATGCGCTATGGGGTGAAAAACCGGTTGCCGAAGTGATTGCCCGTACTCACGCGGCTGGCGTACAGGAAGTGGTTGTGAAGCGCGGCGCAGACTCTTGCCTGGTTTCCATTGCAGGCGAAGAGCTGATCGACGTCCCGGCAGTTAAACTGCCGAAAGAGAAGGTGATCGATACCACCGCTGCGGGAGACTCCTTCAGCGCCGGGTATCTGGCGGTACGTCTGACCGGTGGCGATGCCGCTGAGGCCGCAAAACGCGGTCACCTGACGGCAAGCACCGTTATTCAGCATCGCGGTGCAATCATCCCCCGCGACGCCATGCCGCAATAA
- a CDS encoding M16 family metallopeptidase, translating into MQGTKIRLLAGGLLMMATAGYVQADALQPDPAWQQGTLANGLQWQVLATPQRPSDRIEVRLLVNTGSLTESTQQSGFSHAIPRIALTQSGGLDATQARSLWQQGFDPKRPMPPVIVSYDSTLYNLSLPNSRNDLLKESLSYLANISGNLSITPETVNHALSSQDMVATWPSDTKEGWWRYRLKGSTLLGHDPADPLKTPVDASKIQSFYQKWYTPDAMTLIIVGNVDARSVAEQINKTFGELKGKRETPAPVPTLSPLRAEAVSIMTDAVRQDRLSIMWDTPWQPIRESAALLRYWRADLAREALFWHIQQELTKNNAKDIGLGFDCRVLFLRAQCAINVESPNGKLNANLGTVARELAKVRDKGLPEEEFNALVAQKNLELQKLFATYGRTDTDILISQRLRSLQNQVVDIAPEQYQRLRQSFLNSLSVEMLNQDLRQQLSQDMALILLQPKGEPEFNMKDLQATWDSIMAPVTAAATSVETDESHPEVTDIPPVQ; encoded by the coding sequence ATGCAGGGCACAAAAATTCGACTTTTAGCGGGCGGCTTGCTGATGATGGCCACTGCCGGCTATGTGCAGGCAGATGCGCTCCAGCCTGACCCGGCGTGGCAACAGGGCACGCTGGCAAATGGTTTACAGTGGCAAGTCTTAGCCACTCCCCAGCGCCCCAGCGACCGTATTGAGGTTCGCCTGCTGGTCAATACCGGTTCACTCACCGAAAGTACACAACAGAGTGGTTTCAGCCATGCGATCCCGCGTATCGCGCTGACGCAAAGCGGTGGCCTCGATGCCACGCAAGCCCGTTCATTATGGCAGCAGGGGTTCGATCCCAAACGTCCCATGCCGCCTGTTATCGTTTCCTATGATTCCACGCTATACAACCTCAGCCTGCCAAACAGCCGCAACGATCTGCTGAAAGAGTCACTCTCTTATCTGGCGAATATCTCCGGCAATCTGAGCATCACCCCTGAAACGGTCAATCATGCGCTGAGTAGCCAGGACATGGTGGCAACCTGGCCGTCAGATACCAAAGAGGGGTGGTGGCGCTATCGTCTGAAGGGATCGACGCTGCTGGGTCACGATCCTGCCGATCCGCTGAAAACGCCAGTCGACGCGTCGAAAATCCAGTCCTTCTACCAGAAATGGTATACCCCGGATGCAATGACCCTCATTATCGTCGGTAACGTTGATGCGCGCAGCGTAGCTGAGCAAATCAATAAAACCTTTGGCGAGTTAAAAGGCAAACGCGAAACTCCAGCGCCGGTACCGACGCTCTCTCCGCTGCGTGCCGAGGCCGTGAGCATTATGACCGACGCGGTACGTCAGGATCGCCTGTCTATTATGTGGGATACGCCGTGGCAGCCAATCCGTGAATCTGCCGCGCTGTTACGTTACTGGCGCGCTGATTTAGCCCGTGAGGCGCTGTTCTGGCACATTCAGCAGGAGCTTACCAAAAACAACGCCAAAGACATTGGTCTTGGATTTGACTGTCGGGTGCTGTTCCTGCGTGCGCAATGCGCCATCAACGTTGAATCACCGAACGGTAAGCTGAACGCGAACCTCGGTACGGTTGCACGTGAGCTAGCCAAAGTGCGTGATAAGGGGCTGCCGGAAGAAGAGTTTAATGCGCTGGTGGCGCAAAAGAATCTGGAATTGCAGAAGCTATTTGCCACCTATGGCCGCACCGACACCGATATTTTGATCAGCCAGCGTTTGCGCTCGCTGCAAAACCAGGTGGTGGATATTGCGCCTGAACAGTATCAGCGTTTACGCCAGAGCTTCCTGAACAGCCTGAGTGTTGAGATGCTGAACCAGGATCTGCGCCAGCAACTGTCGCAAGATATGGCGTTAATTCTGCTGCAGCCGAAGGGCGAACCTGAATTCAATATGAAGGATCTGCAGGCGACGTGGGATAGCATTATGGCACCCGTTACCGCAGCGGCAACGTCGGTTGAAACGGATGAATCGCATCCTGAAGTGACGGACATCCCGCCGGTACAGTAA